A region of the Primulina eburnea isolate SZY01 chromosome 7, ASM2296580v1, whole genome shotgun sequence genome:
CATGTTAAACAAAAATAACCAGAATCACACATACTACATCAAGAGTCTTCTCTAATACCAAGTGAAAGTATTTTATTTAACATGAAACGTAAAAATTGTGTGTATCTGATAAGTGTTGTCTTAGATGTTGTAACACTTCGTAACAATATGCAGCAGAATAACATAACAcacaatttattaaaaataaaacaaagatAATTATGCACAAGTGAACACACTTGTGTGATGCTTcattgaaaaataattattaaaaaaaatcgagtTTACAAAACAAATACAAGTGACAAAATGAAAAACTATAAAGTAAATTGTATCATAAAATCTTATAACAAAAAATAACTAAAACACAAAGATGCAAATCTGAGTATCTGAAATTTGAAGCAACAAAAAAAAACTCTTCAGTCAACATTATGTATGAGTGTTGTCTTTAAATATCTCCAAAAACGTCACGACAACATAGTAAATAGCGATACTTCGTTTTTGCGAGTTCTTCTGAAATTTCTCTCGTGTATTTCTTGTCTCGCTTCTACTCCCGCATCACTTTTTTGCAGCAATTATTCTTCAATATATTTAGACTTGTGTTGATCTTGATACGATTTCTTGAATAGTTTCCTACAAGATAAGGAAATTAGTCTTTCATTGTGAAACATATTCTTTTAACTATcaaatctagagtttaaaaaactcattattttagAAAGGAAACATTGTTAtgcaaaatattataaaaaatttaaataatttaagagATAAAAGCGCCTTGCAGACACATGGCAATACATGTTTCCTTTCATATGATCACCAAAATATTAAAGCACGTCGATACTAGCCAATTTGAATAATAAATTGAAGATAGAGagaaaatttaaacaaattGATAGAAGAATTTTGGACCGAAGAagtgtaaaaataaataaatgtggggAAAGTTAGATTTAGAAATTGTGAAGAAAAATGCTCCATATTTACaaagttttttaaattttaaaagttcatagGGTAAACTTTAACGCATGAATCCTGCTTATTCAACGCAATAATCACGGGAGACCATGAGAATAACGGGAATCACGGCTTTGAATGCAGGGAGATCGGGAGAGCTGCGACACTGACAAAGTGCAACATCCGCTGTCAGTAGTGGACTCTGCCAAATAGTTTACATAGGCAGCATCCACTGCTCATGACGTTTTGTAGTATTCTTGCAAAACCTTACTAGCCAAATTAGTTCGAAATGTAAttgctttaaaaaaaataataacaaaaaatcCAAATATATATGGAGAtcattcttttaaattttatttttatttttataaattatgaaaaaatatttgatgaacatattttttttggaaaaaaacgTTGGGAAGGGAACTAAATTTAGAGGGGGTGAATAAATTATTCTTAGCAAATAATTTCAGATGGATTAGTAATATTGAAATTTAATTCTTGCCAGTTGGGTTCTCGGTAAAACAATCAATATAAGTTGTACGGAAGTAGTATTACAGAGACTGGTTGCACCGATGGCTTAACAAGAAGAGCAGTTGGGTTAACTGAACAGTTGTAGGGCAGataaattgaaaattaaataggCACAAAGTTGTTTCtgaatgttcggagatttcaatacTCTTATATTGCATCTTTTTCTTTTCAGAAGGTTTGCACTTACAGTCTTTTGTAATTACAAATAATTTGAAATCGCTCATTTCAGTAGGACTTAACAATGCCTAATTTTAACTCTTAGTATACTTCAATCTAAACAATTTTAGCAGTAAGATTTTTTTACTCAATTAAGAATTCTAAGCATGAATTTGATTCTCAATATGATCAAATAATGACTTATCATCTTGTGTTGTCTATTTCGATTTGGCTCACAGAAATCTTTTTCAAGGAAGATGAGTTAATTCAAAAGGTTCAGAGATCGAGTGTGTAACTATCAGAGCTTGCTTAACTGATCTATTTATAGATTGATCTGCAACGATAATCTTCTTAAAATGATATATCTATTTCTTAATACAGATGTCACTGTTGTCATATCATCGTCATTTCTGACTTATTCTTGTAATATCCAAAAACCTGATATTCTGTTAGGATTCAATAAGTTGATACGAAAAATTTTATCTGCTAATTTAGCTGGGTTTTGACCATTTATCACTGATTAACTGATTCTTCAGATAATATTTTGATTTGAGCTGACTGATCGACTTATTTAAATTGTGAGTTGGGCTTCATCAATTTCCCTAGAATCAGTTTAACTATCAGAATCTTATCAGCTTGGCTCTGTATTTAGTTGGATTCCTTAGAAAATttctttttatgaatatttAGTTTTCTTTTTTGAATTGAGTAGAGTTGGGCTTTATAATTATCCTTTGAGTCGGGGCAGCCTTTTAAATAACTAAAACTTATAATGttttaacataaaatatatCGAAATAAAATGTTTTTCAGAAACAGATGGATCACTCTAACCcactttttaaaattattttgttgtaaTATTTTAAATACACAGACACCcctataaattttattatatctaagatttattttccaaaaatttaattgatttatttatttagctcGAGAATGTCAGTGAGTtttgttataaaaaaatattttatttatgataaCTTATAAACAAATTGAGTTTCAACTAGGTTTTAAGCTATCGAACAAGTATATAACTTGATTTTAAACCTAGTTCAACATATATTTAAGAATTACGGCTGAATTCAACAAGTTCGGTAATCTCAAACAtatgaattatttattttgtttgttcATCCTAAATGTACAAATAAATCATATGTTCTATTACTACTTGATATCCCCTAACATAATTATTTGTCACATCATCATTATATTTTTTCCAAAGATAAAACCAATGTTTGAGCATAGTATAATATAAATAGATTTTCTTCTACCACCCTACACAAACAAAACCCTACTAATTTACTCTTCTCTCATTTTCTGTTTAACTTAAATATAGGAGTGTCACATCGAGATTTTCTCCGATGCCCCTAGTTTTTGTGTTCATGTTTTCAGGTGATCGAGAGGAAATTTAGTGGCGATTGGGCTACAAATATCGGACAATTAGACCGGGATATATATTTTGGGAGTATCACTACTCATATCGTTTAAAATGATGTttgctcttttttttttcaaatgaaaACTGCTCAAAATAACATGACGTTTTGATTGTTTTTCGAGAAAATAATAGTTCTTCgtatcaaattttattttgttagcagatttcaaataaaataattagtaGTGCTAcaataactttaaaataacataattcTTTTGTCAGATATGAAATTTATCTTCAATTCGTCAACTCTAAGTTTAACtccaaaatatttaaaattgcaTTGTTACAATAACTATATAGCACATGTTTGATTCATATGAATTACAAAGAGTGCAATTTTCAGGAGAATGGTTGTTAGGGAGTTATAACTGTATATGTTGAGAGAACAATTttaatatgatatttgagtTATTGTACAATTTAaaattgagtaggtctcatgtgagaccgtctcacggatctcaatatgtgagacgagtcaaccctgtccatatttacaataaaaagtaataatcttagcataaaaagtaatactatttcatggatccaaataaagatccgtctcacaaaataagacccgtgagatcgtctcacacaagttttaccTTTAAAATTTTATAGTTACACCATCaccattatttatattttttttagtaaaaCAACAAGCGTTTAATTATATGGTCTCAACAAAAATGTTTTTCAAGGTAACTCAATGGTGACAATAAAATTTTTTTGTGTGGTCATATGTGAAACATCTGAAAGAATAAAAAAAGTGTACGAAGTAAGTTATTTATTTGGTTAGAAGCTACATATATCACttgattttaaattcagctcataattaatttatttaagcaTTATAAGCTTATAGCTCAACAAAAATTTGATTTGTTTGTTGTTTTTGGGGAAAACAataaggtaaaaatttgtgtgagacggtttcacgggtcgtattttgtgagacagatctcttatttggttcatccatgaaaaatattactttttattctaaaagtattacttattattgtgaatatcgataggattatGACCtatctcacatataaaaatttttgagaccgtctcacaaaagacctaatCAAACAGTAATTATGACTAAGAATTAATAGTACAAGGGAATGGAATTGCAACCTAGTTTTGATGGTCACGTGCATCATGTATTGATGAAGACACGTGATTTTTGGGACCCTAtccaaattatttatttttaaaaaatattttattatgttactattataatataatattaaataaaattgaatAGTACCCGCGTAATTAATCTtgccataaaaaatatttatggaaTTCAATACGTCGGCAGGGGTAAAACCGACATTTCGCTTGCCAATATTTATGACTTCCTGTGATCCGCTCGAAGCTAACAGACAAACAAGTGGATGGGTCAGCAACTGTCGTTCCCTCCATCATCACAGAATATTAATTGAAATTTTTTGATTTCCGAAGAATTCTTCAGTTTTTTCATTGAATGAAGCGTCGTTGGACAATCTTCGTTCGACTCTGCTAGGTGGGTGAATTTTATTGGTTTCGATTTTTGTATTCTTTTGGTGTAATTTGTATGAGATCTCGCCGAGAAATGTATTCaagtatttttttattattattgatcgttttttttgttctttttcggtttttaattaattatccgCAGATTGTGTAGAAATTTTCCAGGGAAATCAAATGTTTCAGCTGATTATTTTTCTCTGTTGCCATTTCGAAGCTCGTTTCTATGTCGTATATTCCATTTTCCATAGCGATTCTGTGTGTTTTTCTTTTTCGTGAATCCAAGCATGTAAATTACGTGTTTGTATTCTGTTTTTGCAGGTTTTATGATATTCAATGGACAATTCTGAGATTGAAGATAGGTTACTATGCATTGGCGAGCCAAAGGTACAGAGTTGTATATGCTTTTCAAGCAACTACTCTTAAAATCTCCGGTCCACCCTCGCGGTGGCACAAACAATCAtaatatttatagaaatgttGTGTTTCGACTTAATCGAGATTTATGAATGTGGGTGCTGCAGCTGCACCGTGAAATGTGCAAGAGCTTACGCGCTGTGTATGCGAAAGTATTCGCGATATTTCCCGACATAGAAGCGACTCGACCCAGAAGCACGTCCGGTATTCAAGCACTATGTGCTTTGCACATAGCACTTGAGAACACTAAGGCTATTCTTCAACACTGTGCGGAATGCAGTAAACTTTACTTGGTATTGCTGCCCATCCTTTGAAACTTGTTGGAAAAAATGTGGTAAAATCTATTAATATATTATTGGTTTGATCCAAATGATTTGGTTTTGTTATCAGGCTATAACTGGAGATTCTGTTGTTCTGAAATTTGAGAAAGCAAGACGTGCTCTCCGAGATAGTTTAAGGCGGATAGAAGATATAGTTCCGCAGCCCATTGGTGTTCAGGTGATACCGGATATAGTTATGTTATTTGGTTGATATGATTTAAGAATTTTTAACTATTTTAAGTGCTAGTTTTTTCAATATTGTATCATTTATGAAGCATCGTTAGTACATTAGTTTGATTCAAATAATACGTCTTCTTTCAGATCGCTGAAATTTTAGTCGACCTTGGAAGGATTGAGTTCTCTGTTAATCAAATGGAGAAGCAAATTGgtgaaaatatcattttattgcTACAGAAGGGGAGAAACTTTAACAGAAACTCTAACAACGAAAGTGAGCTTGAATCTTTTAACGAGGCCGCTTCGAAGCTTGGCATTAACTGTTTGAGAGCAGCTCTCAGAGAGAGAAGGGCTCTCAAGAAACTACTAGAAAGAGCCAGGGCTGACGAAGACAACCGGAAAGAGTCAATCGTGGCTTATCTTCTGCATCTCACGAGAAATTATTCAAAGTCATTCAGGACTGAGTTCTCGGATGACAATGACTCGCAAGGTTCAACACCTTGCTCCCCAAATATCCAAGAATCTTTCGACGGACATGAGATTGGGCAAAATGGTTGTGATTTTGATAAGAAGCTGTCAAAATTAAGTTCTTTGAATTTCAAGACGAACTTTAAGAAATCCGAGCAGATGCCTGTCCCACCGGAAGAGCTTAGATGTCCTATATCATTACAACTTATGTATGATCCAGTTATTATAGCTTCTGGGCAAACATATGAAAGGGTTTGCATTGAAAAATGGTTCGATGATGGGCATATTACTTGTCCTAAAACTCAGCAGCAGCTCCCTCATCTTTCCTTAACTCCTAATTATTGTGTCAAGGGTCTGGTGGCTAGTTGGTGTGAACAGAATGGGGTTCCTGTTCCATGCGCCCCACCAGAGTCACTCGACCTCAATTATTGGAGGCTCGTGCTGTCAGAAGGCGACTCTGCAAATTCAAAGTTGACAGGAACTGTTGGCTCATGCGAGTTCGAGTGTATCAATGCAGCACCTGATGACAAAGATGTCGTCGAGGAAGCTGGAGAGATGAAAGTAGATGCTGTTTCTGCACTGGAAGGCGATGAAAAAGATTTTTCATTTGAACAATATGAAAACTTTTTGGTCATTTTAGACAAAGAGGATGACCTGTTGAAGAAATGTAAAGTGGTGGAACAGATAAGACACCTGCTAAAAGGCGATGAAGAGGCTAGGATTTATATGGGGACCCATGGTTTTGTGGAAGCATTGCTGCAATTTTTAGAGTCTGCTGTCTCTGCTGGTTCTGTCACTGCTCAGGAAATTGGAGCAATGGCTCTCTTCAACTTGGCTGTCAACAATAATAGGTATACTTGCCTCTGAGCATAAGTTAAATTTCCAATTCAACATGTCATGAGCTTTATCATAAACTCTGTTAATTCCTTTTTGTTGCGATGATCAGAAACAAAGAATTGATGTTGGAATCAGGAGTACTTCCACTACTGGATAAAATGATTGCCAATACTGATTCAGTTGGAGCAGCAACAGCTCTTTACCTCAATATTTCCTGCCTTGATGCAGCCAAGCCGATTATTGGAACTTCAGAGTCTGTCCCTTTCTTGATCAGAGTTCTTAAACGTGAATCCAACACACAATGCAAGCTCGACGCCCTCCACACTCTCTATAACATTTCCAGCCATCCAGCCAACATTCCACACCTTCTGTCATCTGGTATTATTGATTCTCTTCAAACTCTTATTTCACAGCCTGAGGACCACACCTGGACCGAGAAATGCATAGCCGTTGTAATCTATTTAGCTTCAAGTAGCACTGCGAGAGATGAAATCATGAAGACTCCTGGTCTTGTTAATGGGCTAGCAACTATATTAGATGTTGGTGAGCC
Encoded here:
- the LOC140837103 gene encoding U-box domain-containing protein 6-like codes for the protein MDNSEIEDRLLCIGEPKLHREMCKSLRAVYAKVFAIFPDIEATRPRSTSGIQALCALHIALENTKAILQHCAECSKLYLAITGDSVVLKFEKARRALRDSLRRIEDIVPQPIGVQIAEILVDLGRIEFSVNQMEKQIGENIILLLQKGRNFNRNSNNESELESFNEAASKLGINCLRAALRERRALKKLLERARADEDNRKESIVAYLLHLTRNYSKSFRTEFSDDNDSQGSTPCSPNIQESFDGHEIGQNGCDFDKKLSKLSSLNFKTNFKKSEQMPVPPEELRCPISLQLMYDPVIIASGQTYERVCIEKWFDDGHITCPKTQQQLPHLSLTPNYCVKGLVASWCEQNGVPVPCAPPESLDLNYWRLVLSEGDSANSKLTGTVGSCEFECINAAPDDKDVVEEAGEMKVDAVSALEGDEKDFSFEQYENFLVILDKEDDLLKKCKVVEQIRHLLKGDEEARIYMGTHGFVEALLQFLESAVSAGSVTAQEIGAMALFNLAVNNNRNKELMLESGVLPLLDKMIANTDSVGAATALYLNISCLDAAKPIIGTSESVPFLIRVLKRESNTQCKLDALHTLYNISSHPANIPHLLSSGIIDSLQTLISQPEDHTWTEKCIAVVIYLASSSTARDEIMKTPGLVNGLATILDVGEPVEQEQAAACLLVLCTANEKCSQIVLQEGVIPSLVSISVNGTARGKQKAQKLLMLFREQRQRDASPPPVRPRVESTQSSKMVLPAHDPKPLSKSISRRTVEKAMSFWWKNKSRSVHQY